The genome window ATAGCCGGTTTTAGTCTTTTTTTTGCTTGGAAGTTTTAACTCTTCAAATAGCACTTCTCCAAGCTGTTTAGTGGAATTTATATTAAATTTCATTCCACAAAGCGCATAAATTTCACTTTTTATAGCTTCAAGCGTAGTTTCATTTTGTTTTATTAGATTCTCTAATTTTTCTTTATTTATAGCTATTCCATTATCTTCGATATTAAGCAAAGTCAAGATAAAGCCAAACTCCACATCACGAGCGATTTTTAGCATATCATCGCTAAGTTTTTTAATAAAAGTTTTATAAAATCTAAGCGTTATCCAAGCATCTTCTGCAGCATATTTAGTAGCACTTTCTAAAGATACATTAGCAAATGTATCACCTTTTTTTACTATATTTTCAAATTTAATAGTATCATAATCATATAGTTTTTTAGCCAAAGCATCCATTCCGACACTAGCACTAGGATTATCTAGCCACGCCATTATCATCGTATCGGCATAATTTTTTGGTGGATTTATATCAAAATTATTTAATACTATTTTAAAATCATACTTTAAATTCTGTCCAATTACAAATGCTGAATAAATACGCCTAATAGCCCAAGCTGCAGCCTTATGGCTTATCATATTTGGCACACCTAAATAGCTATGATTTATTGGTACATAAAAGCTCTTTTGTTCATTAAAACAAAAACTAAATCCAACAATCTTAGCCTCTTTAGCATCCACGCTAGTTGTCTCAGTATCAAAAGCAATAAGCGTATCACTGCTAATATCTTCTAAAACTCTTTCTAATTCGCTCTCATCAGTAATAAGCACAGGTTCAAAACTTAAATCTTTTGGCATATCTTCACTGCTAAGAGTAGCTAAAAGACGATTTAATGAGTACTCTTTGAGTATATCTTGGACTTTAAGGAGTGGATTGCTGCTTGGAAATTTGGCATTTTGCAAATCTGGGGTTTTAATTCCATCATATAAACTAGCAAGTTTTTTGGAGATAAAAGCACTCTCTTTGCCCTCAAATAATAAATTTTTAGTGCGTTCGTTGCGTACTTGATTTAAATTCTCATACAAATTCTCAATAGTTCCAAACTCATCTAAGAGCTTTTTAGCTCCTTTATCTCCAATACCTTTAACTCCTGGTATATTATCAGCACTATCACCAGTTAATGCTAAAAAATCTCTAACCTGCTCAGGATATATGCCATATTTTTCATAACAGCCATCTTTATCATATAGCTCCTTTTTAGCTGGACTATAAATACTTACTCTATCATTGATTAACTGATATAGATCCTTATCATGAGTAACTACCTTAATTAATAAATCATCTTGTGGATTATTTTTTATAAAACTTGCAATAATATCATCAGCTTCATATCCTTCAACTCTTAAACTACACAATCCCATCTTCTCAATCATCTCAATACATATTGGGAGTTGCTCTTTTAACTCTTTTGGTGCTTCAGAACGATTAGCTTTATAATTTGGATCTATATCATTTCTAAAAGTTTTACCTCCGCTATCAAGGGCAAAAACTATATAATCACTATGAAAATCTTGCTTTAAATTTGCTATAAAATTAGCAAATCCATGAATCATTCCGCTTGGTTTGCCATCTTTATTTTTCAAACCACTCATAGCATAATATAGACGAAAAAAGAATCCAAAAGTATCAATTATTGTTAAAGTTTTCACGCTTTCTCCTAAATTTATCACAAATCTTACAAAGGCCGAATTTTTTAGCCATATTCCTAAGTCCCATAAAGATAAAAGCCCCTATATAAATTCCGCCAAAATCCTCTATAAATCCAATTAAAATTCCCCAAAAACCTATCCCTTCAGGCCTTGTAAATGCCAAATACAAACTAAACATAAAAGCACAAGCTAAAAATATATACTTTTTACGCTCTTGTAAATCATAAAAAAATCCAAGAATAAATCCAGGTAACGCACATATAATTGCACGCGCTAAACATATCATTAAAATTACTATAACTTCCATAATCTATATCAAAATCTTACTAACAACGCCGATAATGGCACTATTTGAACGAAGTATATATGGAGAATTTAGAGCGAATTTAATCTCTATTTTATCTCTTTCATTTTGACTAAATCCACCCTCTGGCCCGATAAAAAGCATCTCTTTGCCCTCATATCCAGATAAACTCGCCCCGCCAAAATCAATAAGCGCCACATCACTTTTATAAGCTAAAAGCTCATCAATGCTATTAAACACTGCAATCTCCATGATAGAATTTCTACCACACTGCTGAGAACTACCAATTAAAATTCTCTCGAATCTATCTAAATTTAGCTTGATATTTCTCTGGGAAAACTCACAATATACTAAATTTAAACGCCCTACACCAAGCTCGTTTAAACTTGGCAAGCTCTTTTCTATTACGCTAGGATCAACTACTGCCCATGCTAGCTCAAATTTATGCTCTACAAAAGGGATTAATGATTTAAACACTAATTCCAAGCTAGCTCGCCTTCTATCCATACTAATAATCTCATAAATATAGCTATATCCATCTTTTAAATTTCTTATATCTACTCTTTTGCCTTGAGTCAATCTAAGAGCTTTTAAATGGCTAAAGCTATCGCCATCAATATCTATATTCTCGCTTCCAGCACCAGCATGATATATAAATTTCATAATACAATTCCAATAAATGTCCCAAATCCAACAATAGCTATTTCACAAAATATTTTTATAGCCATAAATTTCTTAAATTTACCAAATTCCTTATTTAATCTAACAGCTTTTAATCTTTTAAAACCGATCGCTCCAAAAGGAATTAATGCTACCCAGCAAACTATCATTATCCAAATTGAAAAACTCATCTCAAAGTGTAAAATAGCTAAATTTAATATCCCTGTAAAAAATATAAATGCCATAAAAATATAATATGTTGGTAAAAAATACATAAGACGCTTAATATAGCCAAACTTAGCCGTATCCCCGATAAATACAAGCCCTAAATGCAACACTAGTAAAACCAAAAGTATCTTTACAAATCCAAGGTGCAAGCTTACGCTCATCATATATGTCTCTATCATTCTGCCACCGGTATTGGAGGAAATTCGCTATCTATGCTTGCATTGCCATCACTTTTAGATATTGGGACACCTGGGGGTGGAATCTCTATGCCATCATTTTTATCAATCTTTGGCTCACTCTTATCACAACCATAAAAACTAAAAATTAGTAAAAATACTAGTGCTAATCTTCTCATCAACACTCCTTTGGATTTATAAATTTAAAGCCATTTTTGAGCTTTTCGTAAAAATCAAAATCACTCCACTCAGCTTTAATCTCATCGCTAAAAATTATCTCATCTAAATTTATAAGCCCCATTTTAGGGCTATATGCATCTTCTTTAAAGCATTGCGCATATCCTGTAGCTGTTTCATGAACAATAATGCTATATAACTCTACTCCTTTTTCACCATTTTGCATAACGCACTGCCCAAGAAGCTTATCAATTAATACAAAAAATATACGGCTAAAATGTTCAGCACTTGGATTATATGGAAGCTCTATCCAGCGTTTAGAGTGCTTTTTCATATCATTTTTATACTCATTGCTATCTTTTGCATAAAGCGTAGTAGTATGATCAAAACTATCAATAATCATCCTAATATGTTGCTTCATAAGGCCAAAATCATATACCATACCAGCAGCATCAAGATAATCAGATTTTAATAATACTTCACATCTATAACTATGACCATGAATACTCTCTTTGCAGCGTTTAGAGCTACAAAATCTAACTATATGAGCATTTTCAAAATCATAAATTTTTCTAATTATCATCTATTAAACTCCATCTAAATCATTCCAAATTCGAATATGCAATCTATCGCTATAATTAAATCCATTTTCTATACATAAATTTACTACATTTTTAGCGTTGTATTCTAGCTCATTTTGGTCTCTTGCTAAAGGCATACACCAAACCTCGCCATTTTGAATAGCTAAAATATCTTTTATCTCAGCTAATTCTGCTCCTGTAGTTACAAATTTATAAAAGCAACTAGCATTGTTAAATAGTGATTTTAAAGCTTTTTTATTGATTCTTTTATGGGCTGGCTCACCACTTAGGGCTAATTTCACACTTACAGCAAAAGTGCATTTTTTATATATTGGGAATTTAGCAAAATCAACATCAATTGTTCCATTAGTTTCAAACTGTATATTAAATCCTACACTAATAGCATACTCAAGAAACTTAAGCAGATCTCTATCAGCGTGATGAATAAGCGGCTCGCCTCCAGTTAAAACAATTAAAGGTTTATGTTTTAACCCAAGAAGTAATCCGCTTAAGCGTTGAGAATCAAATTTATCATATTTAAAGTGCGATGACTGAGCAGCTCTAATAGTATCACACCCTATTAACATCTCTCCAGTTTTTGGTGAGCGAAGAGAGCAACCAAACCCAACACATTTAAGATTACATCCAGCAAAACGGATAAAAAAGGCATTTTTACCTTGAAATTTTCCCTCTCCTTGAATAGAGCTAAAATACTCAACAACCTCAACCATAACTAACCACCAGTTTGATAAAATGCTCTACTTGAGATCTCGCCCTTACCATCATTTTCCCATTTATTTTTCTCTGGTTTAGCATCTAGAACATCTTTTAAAATCTCTCTAGCCTTTGCGTAATCGCCATCTCTCATAGCTTTTTTTATGCTTTTGCCATCTTCGTAGTATAAACACGGGATTAAAAGTCCATCAGCACTTAACCTTAATCGGTTACAACTAGCACAAAAATCGTGCTTATGCGGATCAATAATTCCAAATTTATATCCATCATCTGTCTCAAATAGACTTGAAGGGCTATTTGGGCTTTTTGTAATCTCTTTTATGCTATATTTTTTTGATAATATCTCTAAAATATCATCCTTTTTAAGCCCTTTAAGATCACTACTTGCGTGAGTATTTTCCATAAATTCGATATAGCGAATTTGGGCATTTTTGCTTTTAGCAAACTCTAAAAGTTCTATAAGCTCATTATCATTTACTCCACGAAGCGCTACGCTATTTAGCTTTATACCAAAACCCTCGCTTACAGCCTCATCAATTCCAGCTAAAACATAACTAAGCACATCTTTTCTAGCTAAAAAATTCGCCTTTTTAGAATCTAAAGTATCAAGCGATATATTTAATCTTTTTAATCCAGCCTCTTTAAGCGATTTAGCTTTTTGCTTTAGATAATACCCATTTGTCGTCATAGCCAAATCAAGCCCTGGCTTATAATCATTTATCATTTTGATAAACTTATCTATATCTTTTCTTACAAGCGGCTCACCTCCAGT of Campylobacter vicugnae contains these proteins:
- a CDS encoding 6-pyruvoyl trahydropterin synthase family protein, with amino-acid sequence MIIRKIYDFENAHIVRFCSSKRCKESIHGHSYRCEVLLKSDYLDAAGMVYDFGLMKQHIRMIIDSFDHTTTLYAKDSNEYKNDMKKHSKRWIELPYNPSAEHFSRIFFVLIDKLLGQCVMQNGEKGVELYSIIVHETATGYAQCFKEDAYSPKMGLINLDEIIFSDEIKAEWSDFDFYEKLKNGFKFINPKEC
- the polA gene encoding DNA polymerase I, which produces MKTLTIIDTFGFFFRLYYAMSGLKNKDGKPSGMIHGFANFIANLKQDFHSDYIVFALDSGGKTFRNDIDPNYKANRSEAPKELKEQLPICIEMIEKMGLCSLRVEGYEADDIIASFIKNNPQDDLLIKVVTHDKDLYQLINDRVSIYSPAKKELYDKDGCYEKYGIYPEQVRDFLALTGDSADNIPGVKGIGDKGAKKLLDEFGTIENLYENLNQVRNERTKNLLFEGKESAFISKKLASLYDGIKTPDLQNAKFPSSNPLLKVQDILKEYSLNRLLATLSSEDMPKDLSFEPVLITDESELERVLEDISSDTLIAFDTETTSVDAKEAKIVGFSFCFNEQKSFYVPINHSYLGVPNMISHKAAAWAIRRIYSAFVIGQNLKYDFKIVLNNFDINPPKNYADTMIMAWLDNPSASVGMDALAKKLYDYDTIKFENIVKKGDTFANVSLESATKYAAEDAWITLRFYKTFIKKLSDDMLKIARDVEFGFILTLLNIEDNGIAINKEKLENLIKQNETTLEAIKSEIYALCGMKFNINSTKQLGEVLFEELKLPSKKKTKTGYSTDESVLNELIDLHPSINKILEYRELYKLQSTYCEPILNLALKDKNSRVYTSFIHTGTATGRLSSKNPNLQNIPARGNYAKLFRSIFEAKSGYSFLSLDYSQIELRLLAHFSCDKALVEAFKNGKDIHSESAINIFGELNDHNRSIAKSINFGLIYGMGVNKLSSDLGIDKKSAKEYIAKYFDAFSSVKDYIQSIKDQAKSDGFVQTLLGRRRYFDFSSASAMQLAMYEREAVNTKFQGSAADIIKLAMLKIDKILNDEKMLLQIHDELIFEVNDKYVDEFGAKVAQIMSSVVNLNVPLVVNYKVAKNWGELK
- the moaA gene encoding GTP 3',8-cyclase MoaA; the protein is MLVDKFGRVIDYLRISVTELCNFKCRYCMPEDNKFNNIGKDNILSYEEMFEFVKICLDNGVKKVRLTGGEPLVRKDIDKFIKMINDYKPGLDLAMTTNGYYLKQKAKSLKEAGLKRLNISLDTLDSKKANFLARKDVLSYVLAGIDEAVSEGFGIKLNSVALRGVNDNELIELLEFAKSKNAQIRYIEFMENTHASSDLKGLKKDDILEILSKKYSIKEITKSPNSPSSLFETDDGYKFGIIDPHKHDFCASCNRLRLSADGLLIPCLYYEDGKSIKKAMRDGDYAKAREILKDVLDAKPEKNKWENDGKGEISSRAFYQTGG
- a CDS encoding 16S rRNA (uracil(1498)-N(3))-methyltransferase; this encodes MKFIYHAGAGSENIDIDGDSFSHLKALRLTQGKRVDIRNLKDGYSYIYEIISMDRRRASLELVFKSLIPFVEHKFELAWAVVDPSVIEKSLPSLNELGVGRLNLVYCEFSQRNIKLNLDRFERILIGSSQQCGRNSIMEIAVFNSIDELLAYKSDVALIDFGGASLSGYEGKEMLFIGPEGGFSQNERDKIEIKFALNSPYILRSNSAIIGVVSKILI
- a CDS encoding 7-carboxy-7-deazaguanine synthase QueE, which gives rise to MVEVVEYFSSIQGEGKFQGKNAFFIRFAGCNLKCVGFGCSLRSPKTGEMLIGCDTIRAAQSSHFKYDKFDSQRLSGLLLGLKHKPLIVLTGGEPLIHHADRDLLKFLEYAISVGFNIQFETNGTIDVDFAKFPIYKKCTFAVSVKLALSGEPAHKRINKKALKSLFNNASCFYKFVTTGAELAEIKDILAIQNGEVWCMPLARDQNELEYNAKNVVNLCIENGFNYSDRLHIRIWNDLDGV